In one Silene latifolia isolate original U9 population chromosome 10, ASM4854445v1, whole genome shotgun sequence genomic region, the following are encoded:
- the LOC141607176 gene encoding putative disease resistance protein RGA1: MHDLMHDLAQEVAEDEIIVGNSLPKTLSKKVRQLFLDGEEWTESSFPKGNIRTCYMYTKIDSQLVKPLIENWSFLRSLRLYVPDAEYLPKSICQLLHLRYLDLSDNIKLEKLPNSIAKLYNLQSNCGGLPCMPLGINQLTNLQYLTHFKVGKVSSIGNQFGGQLNDLKLLVNLRGELRIKIHENLVNKLENKWESGYLEHIMNLKVIRIFFSYEPKYEALIKKLKPNRNLMHFELELYYGTEIPRWGRAQDDWSITFPNLVNIELGHCQRLRGIPLLSNLKHLKTLSLWLLNNLEYMETNAIGGRGFFPSLEFLNLVDLKRLKGWWGGVGESDMPHWQPLFPRLWTVVIQSCPKLTSLPPCPSLESLEVERINKAFRILPAPQGSANLHVRVDSVGYLTTVHTTHLITKIEIQNDYKLKRLSEIEKVFKSCSSLRSLEIEKCARLTSISGALEHLTALESLVLMDIPTLEDNADDMPWRSLCHNLRFLCLVSLRSLQMLPRGMKHLTALQDLQISDYKSLKGLLEWISCLASLQSLLIVSFPGLKSVGTIQNITSLQKLKILDCPDLREACQEPSGKEWPNIRHIPHISISQ, encoded by the exons ATGCACGATTTAATGCACGATCTAGCTCAAGAAGTCGCAGAGGATGAGATTATTGTGGGAAATAGTCTGCCAAAAACCTTAAGCAAAAAAGTTCGCCAGTTATTTCTTGATGGGGAAGAATGGACAGAAAGCTCATTCCCCAAAGGAAATATTCGTACATGCTACATGTATACAAAGATCGACTCCCAATTGGTGAAACCTCTTATAGAAAATTGGAGTTTCCTTAGATCGTTACGCTTATATGTGCCAGATGCCGAGTATTTACCAAAGTCAATTTGTCAGTTGCTACACTTGAGGTATCTTGATCTCTCTGATAATATAAAACTCGAGAAACTCCCGAATTCAATTGCGAAATTATATAATTTACAGA GTAATTGTGGTGGGTTGCCTTGCATGCCTTTAGGCATTAACCAGCTGACTAATCTGCAATACCTAACCCACTTTAAAGTTGGTAAAGTGAGTTCAATAGGGAATCAATTTGGAGGACAATTGAATGACTtaaaattacttgttaatttaagGGGTGAACTTCGAATCAAGATCCACGAAAACCTCGTAAATAAGTTGGAAAATAAATGGGAAAGCGGTTATTTGGAGCACATTATGAATCTAAAGGTCATAAGGATATTTTTTAGTTATGAACCTAAATATGAAGCTCTGATCAAAAAGTTGAAGCCAAATCGTAATCTCATGCACTTTGAGTTGGAGTTATATTATGGTACTGAAATTCCAAGGTGGGGAAGAGCTCAGGATGACTGGTCAATCACTTTTCCTAACCTCGTCAACATTGAGCTTGGGCATTGTCAGAGGTTGCGCGGTATCCCATTGTTAAGTAATTTGAAGCATCTGAAAACCTTGTCTCTTTGGTTGTTGAATAATTTGGAGTACATGGAGACCAATGCAATTGGCGGCCGAGGCTTTTTCCCATCCCTCGAGTTTCTCAACCTCGTGGATTTGAAAAGGCTCAAGGGATGGTGGGGAGGGGTTGGTGAAAGTGATATGCCGCATTGGCAACCATTATTTCCTCGTCTCTGGACAGTGGTAATCCAATCATGCCCCAAGTTGACATCTCTTCCTCCTTGTCCGAGCCTAGAATCACTAGAGGTAGAGCGCATCAACAAGGCATTTCGGATATTACCAGCTCCTCAAGGATCTGCAAACTTACATGTGAGAGTAGATAGTGTGGGCTATCTCACCACTGTGCATACTACGCATCTAATTACCAAAATCGAGATACAAAACGATTATAAATTGAAGAGGCTATCGGAAATTGAGAAGGTGTTCAAGAGCTGCTCTTCCTTACGAAGCCTTGAGATTGAGAAATGCGCAAGGCTAACAAGTATTTCAGGAGCTTTGGAGCATCTCACTGCCTTGGAGTCACTAGTATTGATGGATATTCCTACTTTAGAGGACAACGCCGATGACATGCCTTGGAGATCCCTATGTCACAATCTCCGTTTCCTCTGTTTAGTGTCTCTTAGATCTCTGCAAATGCTGCCTAGAGGGATGAAGCACCTAACTGCCCTTCAAGACCTCCAGATTAGTGATTATAAATCGTTGAAAGGACTACTGGAGTGGATAAGCTGCTTAGCATCGCTTCAGTCCCTCTTGATCGTTTCTTTCCCCGGGCTCAAATCAGTAGGCACAATTCAAAACATCACTTCCCTTCAGAAACTTAAGATCCTAGACTGCCCAGACTTAAGAGAAGCATGTCAAGAACCAAGCGGCAAGGAGTGGCCCAATATTCGACATATCCCTCACATCTCCATCTCCCAGTAG